In Drosophila yakuba strain Tai18E2 chromosome 2R, Prin_Dyak_Tai18E2_2.1, whole genome shotgun sequence, a single genomic region encodes these proteins:
- the LOC6530447 gene encoding sialin has protein sequence MAQVEARTVLWYMTFMGFIVNYMIRINLNITIVDMIAGKGAVASNETHENSTDLAALAELNERFSLERWFLDWANISYEKNGFHWNERQQGALLGSFFWAHWTLQIPGGILATKYGTKLVFGWSNGIGVFCCFLIPLVSYWSYTGLIALRVFQGWITGLAWPSMHVLTAKWIPPNERSKFVSAYLGSSVGVALFYPIFGYIIDWTRWEWVYYICGIVGTLWFIAWQFLVFDSPAEHPRIADSERKYIEKSLGASIQGKKGPTPWKAIATSRPVWLNVVAQWGGIWGLFTLMTHAPTYFRLIHHWNIRATGFLSGLPHLMRMLFAYVFSMFADYLLRTDKMSRTNVRKLATFICCGVKGLIVLALAYFGYNATAAILLVTFATMLHGAVSSGPLASMVDLSPNYAGIVLGVSGMIGGMPGFISPFIVGQLTHNNQTIDAWKNVFLLSSVMLTGSGILYALFSESKLQPWNSGCHQLPDSGLKELQNLGGDKEDEEEKKPLKSDQDEKSPAVTEKETKTKSDSDEK, from the exons ATGGCCCAAG TCGAGGCGCGCACTGTGCTGTGGTACATGACATTCATGGGCTTCATCGTGAACTACATGATCCGGATCAATCTGAACATTACCATTGTGGACATGATTGCCGGGAAGGGTGCTGTTGCCTCAAATGAAACCCATGAGAACTCCACGGACTTGGCTGCCCTTGCAGAACTAAATGAACGATTTTCGTTGGAGCGTTGGTTTTTGGACTGGGCGAAT ATATCGTACGAAAAGAATGGATTCCACTGGAACGAGAGGCAGCAGGGCGCTCTGTTGGGATCATTTTTCTGGGCCCACTGGACTCTTCAAATCCCCGGCGGCATCCTGGCCACCAAGTATGGTACTAAACTGGTCTTCGGTTGGTCCAATGGTATCGGTGTGTTCTGCTGCTTCCTCATACCCCTCGTATCTTATTGGAGCTACACGGGCTTGATTGCCCTTCGAGTGTTCCAGGGGTGGATAACA GGCTTGGCCTGGCCATCGATGCACGTGCTCACCGCCAAATGGATTCCGCCCAACGAGCGCAGCAAGTTTGTCAGTGCTTACTTGGGCAGctcggtgggcgtggccttgTTCTATCCGATCTTCGGCTATATCATCGATTGGACACGGTGGGAGTGGGTCTACTATATCTGCGGAATCGTGGGCACCCTTTGGTTCATCGCCTGGCAGTTCCTCGTCTTCGATAGTCCCGCCGAGCATCCCCGCATCGCGGATTCGGAGAGGAAGTACATCGAGAAGTCCTTGGGAGCCTCCATTCAGGGCAAGAAGGGACCCACTCCGTGGAAGGCGATTGCCACCTCCCGTCCGGTTTGGCTGAATGTGGTCGCCCAATGGGGTGGCATCTGGGGTCTCTTCACTTTAATGACCCATGCGCCGACTTACTTCAGACTGATTCACCACTGGAACATTCGAGCG ACGGGCTTCCTCTCTGGACTGCCGCATCTTATGAGAATGCTCTTCGCCTACGTCTTCTCCATGTTCGCCGACTATCTACTGCGGACGGATAAGATGAGCCGCACCAATGTCCGGAAGTTGGCCACATTCATTT GCTGTGGTGTTAAAGGCTTGATAGTCTTAGCCCTAGCATACTTTGGCTACAACGCGACGGCTGCCATCTTGTTGGTCACATTCGCTACCATGCTCCACGGTGCCGTGTCATCCGGTCCTCTAGCCTCCATGGTCGATCTGTCGCCAAACTATGCGGGCATTGTCCTGGGTGTGAGTGGAATGATTGGTGGAATGCCAGGCTTCATATCGCCCTTTATCGTGGGCCAACTCACCCACAATAAT CAAACCATTGATGCCTGGAAGAATGTGTTCCTGCTTAGCTCTGTGATGCTAACAGGCAGTGGCATCTTGTACGCGTTATTCTCGGAATCCAAATTGCAGCCCTGGAACAGTGGCTGTCACCAGCTGCCCGATTCCGGACTAAAGGAACTCCAAAATCTGGGAGGCGATaaggaggacgaggaggagaagaagccTCTCAAATCAGACCAGGATGAGAAAAGCCCTGCCGTCACTGAAAAGGAGACCAAAACAAAATCTGATAGCGATGAAAAGTGA
- the LOC6530448 gene encoding putative uncharacterized protein DDB_G0288537 has product MDRVTKPQKKMLITLLRETKYMEGKKEKEWYWEKIQAALNTIGPKKTIIQWKKCWRDMRLTTRKKLAELKRCQLSGGSPPPGIELNQEDNDIIDIVGTEYFYEEMNGELKAENFLTGLDYAPEHLCDAILTAAVGHHQHNMQHQKDPQSHAGQQQQQDHHTNDGETNDAPGSSNGGSYQGHPVPQLQAHNGSGGGGEHGGGGQSHSGMLQHPAFHGGLHPHLLRRQHGSGSLSRESPFEEKLLQFMQDAFPKKSKKRKNRDPDKLFLLSLYEEIKRVPEEIRLDVKSELMQILKKYQKKSPVKAEKPAASSTSTSSKLSSSSSGSSTVTTHLSHSMYQLQKKYEKGEREPSPQSQVERVASAGTVAVPIHASQQLPLFQLQKKYEENTVEKVHQQQQQQQQSEQRKHVEAAQAHHAAHQQPPPPPPNEHLHHPQMTHNIMFPLGQLRNEQPPAQQHQHAHNPHQQQHTHQQQQQGQQHHPPTIFGSAASERPPMSYENVG; this is encoded by the exons ATG GATCGAGTGACCAAGCCGCAGAAGAAGATGCTCATCACACTGCTGCGGGAAACCAAGTACATGGAGGgcaaaaaggagaaggagtGGTACTGGGAGAAGATCCAAGCGGCCCTAAACACCATTGGTCCCAAGAAGACGATTATTCAGTGGAAAAAA TGCTGGCGCGACATGCGACTGACGACGAGAAAAAAGCTGGCGGAACTGAAGCGCTGTCAACTCTCTGGAGGATCTCCACCGCCAGGGATCGAACTGAACCAGGAGGACAACGACATCATTGACATTGTGGGCACCGAGTACTTCTACGAGGAGATGAATGGTGAACTCAAGGCGGAGAACTTCTTGACCGGCTTGGACTACGCACCGGAGCATCTGTGCGATGCCATTCTCACGGCGGCAGTGGGCCATCACCAGCACAATATGCAGCACCAGAAGGATCCGCAATCGCATGCagggcaacagcagcagcaggatcatCACACCAACGATGGCGAAACCAATGATGCTCCTGGATCAAGCAATGGTGGCTCATATCAGGGACACCCAGTACCCCAGTTGCAGGCGCACAATGGCAGTGGTGGAGGAGGCGAGCATGGCGGCGGTGGTCAGTCACACTCCGGGATGCTCCAGCACCCTGCTTTTCATGGTGGCTTGCATCCACACTTGTTGAGGAGGCAGCATGGAAGTGGATCACTATCCAGGGAGTCGCCCTTTGAGGAGAAGCTTCTGCAGTTCATGCAGGATGCCTTTCCAAAAAAGAGCAAGAAACGCAAAAACCGAGATCCGGATAAGTTATTCCTTTTATCCCTGTACGAGGAAATAAAGAGAGTTCCCGAGGAGATACGCCTTGATGTAAAGTCCGAACTAATGCAGATACTGAAGAAGTACCAGAAGAAGTCGCCTGTCAAAGCGGAAAAGCCTGCGGCCTCCTCCACGTCCACCTCCTCAAAGCTGAGCTCTAGCAGTAGTGGCAGTAGCACGGTGACTACTCACTTGTCCCACAGCATGTACCAGTTGCAAAAGAAGTACGAAAAGGGCGAGCGTGAACCATCGCCTCAATCACAAGTAGAGCGAGTAGCGTCTGCAGGGACAGTTGCTGTGCCCATCCATGCCTCCCAGCAGCTGCCACTTTTCCAGCTTCAGAAAAAGTACGAGGAGAACACCGTGGAGAAGgtgcatcagcagcaacagcagcagcagcagagcgagCAACGCAAGCATGTGGAGGCCGCTCAGGCCCATCATGCTGCCCACCAGCAAccgcctccaccgccaccCAATGAGCACCTGCACCACCCCCAGATGACTCATAACATCATGTTCCCGTTGGGACAACTTCGCAATGAGCAGCCGCCCGCACAGCAACACCAGCATGCCCACAATCcccaccagcaacagcatacccaccagcagcagcaacagggaCAGCAGCACCATCCGCCCACGATCTTTGGCTCTGCCGCCAGCGAACGGCCTCCAATGTCCTACGAAAATGTCGGATGA